Proteins encoded in a region of the Deltaproteobacteria bacterium genome:
- the radC gene encoding DNA repair protein RadC gives MKTIKDLPAHSRPREKLRERGVSALTDEELVAAIIGMGTAGRDVRAIARQVAGLIRDRQKDLSLSDLMGMPGMGLAKSAQILSAFELARRHLLKEAVKISRSEDVLPLVTDLAVKRQEHFLCISLNGANEVIEKRIITIGLLNMSPVHPREVFADVLVDRAASVIFVHNHPSGDLQPSETDLRMHEQLTEAGKILGLRVLDHIIVAKKGHFSFQDAGLMKG, from the coding sequence ATGAAAACTATCAAAGACCTGCCGGCCCACAGTCGTCCACGCGAGAAGCTGCGGGAGCGGGGTGTATCGGCCTTGACGGACGAGGAATTAGTGGCGGCGATTATCGGCATGGGCACGGCCGGGCGGGACGTGCGGGCAATTGCCAGGCAGGTGGCCGGGCTCATCCGTGATCGGCAGAAAGATCTTTCGCTTTCAGATTTAATGGGTATGCCGGGAATGGGGCTGGCCAAGTCGGCGCAGATCCTTTCAGCCTTCGAACTGGCACGCCGCCATTTGCTCAAAGAGGCGGTCAAAATCAGCCGCTCTGAGGATGTCCTGCCCCTGGTGACTGACCTGGCCGTTAAAAGGCAGGAACATTTCCTTTGCATTTCCCTAAACGGCGCCAATGAAGTGATTGAAAAACGGATTATTACCATCGGCCTCCTGAACATGAGCCCTGTGCATCCTCGCGAGGTATTTGCCGATGTCCTGGTGGACCGTGCGGCCTCCGTCATTTTTGTTCACAATCACCCGTCCGGCGATCTACAACCCAGCGAAACGGATTTGCGGATGCACGAACAGTTAACCGAGGCCGGGAAGATTCTTGGCCTTCGCGTTCTGGATCATATCATAGTAGCGAAGAAAGGGCACTTCAGCTTTCAGGATGCGGGACTGATGAAGGGTTGA
- a CDS encoding YaiI/YqxD family protein — translation MLHIFVDADACPVKPEVYRVASRFRLEVTLVANSWVRVPDERWIALEVVKDGFDAADDWIVEHVQPDDIVITADIPLAGRCIKKGARVISPTGKPFTEDNIGMAVATRDLMSDLRNAGEITGGPPPLTKRDRARFLEQINNVIQSIRRSNPLGEGA, via the coding sequence TTGCTACACATCTTTGTAGATGCGGATGCGTGCCCTGTCAAACCGGAGGTGTACCGCGTTGCAAGTCGATTTCGACTGGAAGTCACATTGGTAGCAAATTCCTGGGTGCGGGTCCCGGATGAACGATGGATCGCACTCGAAGTAGTAAAAGACGGGTTCGACGCAGCCGATGACTGGATTGTCGAACACGTGCAACCTGATGACATCGTGATCACTGCTGACATTCCGCTGGCCGGCCGCTGTATAAAAAAAGGCGCAAGGGTCATCAGTCCAACCGGCAAGCCCTTCACGGAAGACAATATCGGCATGGCAGTGGCGACCAGGGACCTGATGTCTGATCTGCGCAACGCAGGAGAAATAACGGGCGGGCCTCCGCCTCTAACAAAACGCGACCGGGCACGTTTTCTTGAACAGATCAACAACGTGATTCAATCCATCCGTCGGAGCAATCCGCTGGGGGAGGGGGCGTAG
- a CDS encoding lytic murein transglycosylase: MGREHPNGFRNITLAIFAGLFFFIGPLLLPSLGSLAGAAIPTLYLEKQEELVQRLTARGFSGEDLARIFSDDRVMVYPEIIGRSGKGIDYLGRRFGLLSKKSVREGKKTLQDHRSLLRRIESSYGVEKEILVAILRLETNFGRTKGTVPIFNSLLTLAVIENRRSVWAEEELAALLQMCRDRQRDPLEIRGSWAGAFGLPQFVPSSYIKYGVDGDGDGKVDLNNRSDALASIANYLKAFGWSGKDPAHKKQSLYAYNHCDNYVRSILTYARAIKPGSKPHKAKNNRPSHKRSKQA; encoded by the coding sequence GTGGGAAGAGAGCACCCTAACGGATTCAGGAATATAACCCTTGCCATTTTTGCCGGCCTGTTTTTCTTTATAGGGCCCCTCCTTCTTCCTTCCCTTGGATCTTTGGCCGGGGCGGCCATTCCAACGCTTTACCTGGAAAAACAAGAAGAACTGGTGCAGCGCTTAACGGCTCGCGGATTCTCGGGCGAAGACCTGGCCCGGATTTTCTCCGACGACCGGGTGATGGTCTACCCGGAGATTATAGGGCGAAGCGGAAAGGGAATCGATTATTTGGGACGCCGCTTTGGATTGCTTTCTAAAAAATCCGTCCGGGAAGGAAAGAAAACCCTTCAAGATCATCGATCGCTTCTTCGCCGTATTGAATCCTCCTATGGGGTGGAAAAAGAAATCCTGGTGGCCATCCTCCGCCTCGAAACCAACTTCGGCCGGACCAAGGGGACCGTTCCTATCTTCAACAGTCTGCTGACCCTGGCCGTAATTGAAAACCGGCGGTCGGTCTGGGCCGAAGAAGAACTGGCCGCCTTGCTGCAGATGTGCCGAGACCGCCAAAGGGATCCCCTGGAGATCCGGGGTTCCTGGGCCGGGGCCTTCGGTCTTCCCCAGTTTGTCCCTTCCTCTTATATTAAATACGGGGTGGACGGGGATGGGGACGGGAAGGTCGATCTTAACAACCGGAGCGATGCCCTGGCCAGCATCGCCAATTACTTAAAGGCCTTCGGCTGGTCCGGAAAGGATCCTGCCCACAAAAAACAGTCCCTTTATGCCTATAATCATTGCGACAATTATGTCCGGTCGATTCTGACCTATGCCCGCGCCATCAAACCTGGATCAAAACCGCATAAGGCAAAAAATAATCGACCCTCCCATAAAAGATCAAAACAGGCCTGA
- a CDS encoding hemerythrin family protein yields MPAPSNLDQNRIRQKIIDPPIKDQNRPDGSLGDDCGSRGHQKLVGIINDLNDAMRQGKGKDILGKIVNGLVSYAGTHFATEEKYFDKFRYPEADTHKQEHSDFVKKVSEFKDGFGKGKIGLSITVMNFLSDWLQNHIKSVDKKYGPFFNEKGLK; encoded by the coding sequence ATGCCCGCGCCATCAAACCTGGATCAAAACCGCATAAGGCAAAAAATAATCGACCCTCCCATAAAAGATCAAAACAGGCCTGACGGCTCTTTGGGGGACGATTGCGGGAGTAGGGGACATCAAAAACTTGTTGGGATAATCAACGACCTCAATGATGCAATGCGGCAGGGCAAGGGGAAAGATATTTTAGGCAAGATCGTGAATGGTCTGGTCAGCTATGCAGGAACACATTTTGCGACAGAAGAGAAGTATTTTGATAAATTCAGGTATCCGGAAGCAGATACTCATAAGCAGGAACATTCGGATTTTGTAAAAAAGGTTTCCGAGTTCAAAGATGGTTTCGGAAAAGGGAAAATCGGATTATCCATTACAGTAATGAATTTTTTAAGCGATTGGCTTCAAAACCACATCAAAAGTGTTGATAAGAAATACGGGCCCTTCTTCAATGAAAAGGGATTGAAATAA